Proteins encoded in a region of the Deltaproteobacteria bacterium genome:
- a CDS encoding peroxidase, whose translation MPYIKTIPPAEAAGKLTEVYSVAGGPSAAKGKVAMVRQVQSLHPDALAAWSDLGAAIMHGPSGLTRRQREMIATVVSTTNHCSY comes from the coding sequence ATGCCTTACATCAAAACGATCCCGCCCGCCGAGGCCGCTGGCAAGCTCACAGAAGTCTACAGTGTGGCCGGCGGCCCTTCGGCCGCCAAGGGAAAAGTCGCCATGGTGCGCCAGGTGCAGAGCCTCCATCCCGACGCGCTGGCGGCTTGGAGCGACCTTGGCGCGGCGATCATGCACGGACCATCGGGCTTGACGCGGCGCCAGCGCGAGATGATCGCCACGGTCGTCTCGACGACGAATCATTGCAGCTATTGA
- a CDS encoding 4Fe-4S dicluster domain-containing protein: protein MRGITPRREQGMADPVLAEMVHATGATESRHYAAVKPVIQAYRRRWVELAPFRDGLVNAKRAPVDDPAAITAQIKAKATELGANLVGVCRLQPQMIDLGAELSHEFVIACCVAEDYEKVMQGPDAVEEEAMRTYAKCTEIATALAAHIRDLGYPAIAHHNGASEVQAIPIFYQVGFGELGRHGSLINEKYGASFRPGFVTTDLPMVEDQPRAFGVQDFCMNCNVCQRNCPGDAIPQDYVMTHGIKRWLIDLEKCYPYSRLRDEYCHLCVDVCPYNVKSNPETYRSFMKERRKVGYKTPKTY, encoded by the coding sequence ATGCGTGGTATAACCCCAAGACGCGAACAGGGCATGGCTGATCCGGTCTTGGCGGAAATGGTGCACGCCACCGGTGCAACGGAGTCACGCCACTACGCGGCGGTAAAGCCGGTGATTCAAGCTTATCGCCGAAGGTGGGTGGAGCTTGCGCCTTTTCGCGACGGTTTGGTCAATGCGAAGCGCGCGCCAGTCGACGATCCTGCGGCAATAACTGCGCAGATTAAGGCTAAAGCAACGGAGTTGGGCGCCAACTTGGTGGGCGTCTGCCGCTTGCAGCCGCAGATGATCGATCTTGGCGCTGAACTGTCGCACGAGTTCGTGATCGCCTGCTGCGTTGCGGAAGACTATGAGAAAGTCATGCAGGGACCGGACGCGGTGGAAGAGGAAGCGATGCGGACCTATGCGAAATGCACGGAGATCGCTACCGCGCTGGCTGCGCACATACGCGACCTCGGTTATCCCGCCATCGCCCATCACAATGGCGCCAGCGAGGTGCAAGCGATTCCAATTTTTTACCAGGTTGGCTTCGGCGAGCTGGGCCGCCATGGTAGCTTGATCAACGAAAAATATGGTGCCAGCTTTCGTCCGGGCTTCGTCACGACGGATTTGCCCATGGTCGAAGACCAGCCACGCGCGTTTGGCGTGCAAGACTTCTGCATGAACTGCAACGTCTGCCAGCGCAACTGCCCGGGCGATGCGATCCCGCAAGATTACGTCATGACCCACGGGATCAAGCGCTGGTTGATTGATTTGGAGAAATGTTATCCCTACTCGCGCCTGCGCGACGAGTACTGCCATCTGTGCGTCGACGTCTGTCCGTATAACGTGAAATCGAATCCCGAGACGTATCGGTCATTCATGAAAGAGCGCAGAAAAGTCGGCTATAAGACGCCGAAGACCTATTAG
- a CDS encoding cupin domain-containing protein produces MRVLRISELQQKPMDTATPIDGWKGGPVSRSRQAVIGDGQSNDFRCNVVNFGVGCTTGWHVHDCDQILVVTAGKGFAATETERREIAVGDIVHIKAGERHWHGASETTQLSHITVTTPGSTSKH; encoded by the coding sequence ATGCGTGTGCTAAGAATCAGCGAGCTACAACAAAAACCGATGGATACCGCGACGCCGATCGACGGTTGGAAGGGCGGGCCGGTGAGCCGTAGCCGGCAGGCGGTCATTGGCGACGGCCAGTCCAATGATTTTCGCTGCAACGTGGTCAATTTCGGTGTCGGCTGCACCACCGGCTGGCATGTGCACGACTGTGATCAGATTCTCGTCGTGACGGCGGGCAAAGGGTTCGCCGCGACGGAAACGGAACGGCGCGAGATCGCTGTCGGTGACATCGTCCATATCAAAGCCGGCGAGCGCCACTGGCACGGCGCATCGGAAACGACGCAGCTGTCGCATATCACCGTGACGACGCCCGGCAGCACGTCGAAACACTGA
- a CDS encoding DUF3574 domain-containing protein — protein MYKYWASLLPVGFFVMNLSFAASALAEEYAETQRSETAICRARSRSQIFARTELFFGRAKPDGTTISDGEFYQFLDEVITPRFPHGLTAVAASGQFRGANGSVTREGAVFVILLYPVAETDSDARIEEIRTTYRSRFKQESVLRIDDQSCVSF, from the coding sequence ATGTACAAGTATTGGGCTTCCCTTCTTCCTGTCGGTTTTTTCGTCATGAACCTGAGCTTCGCCGCCAGCGCCCTCGCGGAGGAATACGCCGAAACCCAACGCAGCGAAACCGCGATTTGCCGAGCGCGCTCGCGCAGCCAGATTTTCGCTCGCACCGAGTTGTTTTTTGGTCGCGCCAAGCCGGACGGAACGACGATATCCGATGGCGAGTTTTACCAATTTCTCGACGAAGTGATCACCCCGCGCTTCCCGCACGGACTTACCGCAGTGGCTGCCAGCGGGCAGTTTCGCGGCGCCAACGGCAGCGTCACGCGCGAGGGCGCGGTGTTCGTAATCCTGCTCTACCCGGTTGCCGAGACCGACAGCGACGCGCGCATCGAAGAGATCCGCACTACTTACCGTTCCCGGTTTAAGCAAGAATCGGTGCTGCGCATCGACGACCAGTCCTGCGTGTCGTTTTAG
- a CDS encoding ABC transporter substrate-binding protein, translated as MFKITNLCVAFIVAAFALAPADAVAERIRMSVSGSYNMIFLAAGVAHHKGFFKDEGLEADIVVMTAPASLAALSNGDIDYTLITGSVIRGAIRGLPMRIAAGLMTSSAHVFLARPEIKTIKDLTGKRVGLAGFGDATHVLARMILAKQGIDADKDVQFIGLGSDSGRFNALQQNLADMVVTSPPWDFEGKKLGYNILARAYEHVNYPLAGLGVNLKALQNNRAQVKRVIKSLVRANRFMRDNREESVKILVAWGKGKPEHAYASYDSTVKVISPDGAIPDDGLKLLIDQAKRDLKVTKDIPLNEIVDFGPLREVQRELGLR; from the coding sequence ATGTTTAAAATCACAAATCTTTGCGTAGCCTTCATCGTTGCCGCGTTCGCGCTCGCGCCCGCCGATGCCGTTGCGGAAAGAATCCGCATGTCGGTCTCGGGCAGCTACAACATGATTTTCCTCGCCGCTGGTGTGGCACATCACAAGGGGTTCTTCAAAGACGAAGGGCTCGAAGCCGATATCGTCGTGATGACCGCTCCTGCGTCACTCGCGGCGCTCAGCAATGGCGACATCGATTACACGCTGATCACCGGCTCGGTCATCCGCGGCGCCATCCGCGGCTTGCCGATGCGCATCGCCGCCGGCTTGATGACCAGCTCGGCGCATGTTTTTCTGGCGCGTCCTGAAATCAAGACGATCAAGGATCTCACCGGGAAACGCGTCGGGCTCGCCGGTTTCGGCGATGCAACCCATGTGCTGGCCCGCATGATTCTCGCAAAACAGGGAATCGATGCCGACAAAGACGTGCAGTTCATCGGCCTCGGCTCGGACTCGGGCCGCTTCAACGCGCTGCAACAAAATCTCGCCGACATGGTCGTCACCTCGCCGCCCTGGGACTTTGAAGGCAAGAAGCTCGGCTATAACATCCTGGCGCGCGCCTATGAGCATGTGAACTATCCGCTCGCGGGTCTCGGCGTCAATCTCAAAGCGCTGCAAAACAACCGCGCCCAGGTAAAGCGCGTGATCAAATCGCTGGTGCGCGCCAACCGCTTCATGCGCGACAATCGTGAAGAGTCGGTGAAAATTCTCGTCGCCTGGGGCAAGGGCAAGCCCGAACACGCCTACGCGTCCTACGACTCCACTGTGAAAGTCATCAGCCCCGACGGCGCCATCCCGGACGACGGGCTCAAATTGCTCATAGATCAGGCCAAGCGCGACTTGAAAGTGACGAAAGACATTCCGCTAAATGAAATCGTCGACTTCGGGCCGCTTAGAGAAGTGCAAAGAGAGCTCGGCTTGCGGTAG